A genomic segment from Flavobacterium litorale encodes:
- a CDS encoding enoyl-CoA hydratase/isomerase family protein: MLTTNRPDGSLYTAIQNHIATVEFGHPASNSFPSVLLERLTDELTALGSNDDVHVIVLKSEGEKAFCAGASFNELLEVSNYEEGGKFFSGFANVINAMRKCPKLIVGRIHGKAVGGGVGLAAACDYAMATEYSAVKLSEFTIGIGPFVIAPAVARKMGTAALAEMTIAGDEWKNAYWAKEKGLYAKVFENTKDLDKEIDILTTKLAGYNPEALYAMKKVLWEGTENWDTLLEERAAISGKLVLSDATKKALEPYRK; the protein is encoded by the coding sequence ATGTTAACAACGAACAGACCCGACGGGTCGCTTTATACCGCCATACAAAACCATATTGCTACTGTAGAATTTGGACATCCTGCTAGCAACTCATTCCCATCAGTACTATTGGAACGCCTTACGGACGAACTTACGGCTTTGGGCAGTAATGATGATGTACATGTTATTGTGCTAAAAAGCGAAGGCGAAAAGGCGTTTTGTGCGGGAGCATCGTTTAACGAATTGCTTGAGGTTTCTAACTACGAAGAGGGCGGAAAGTTTTTTTCTGGTTTTGCTAACGTTATTAATGCTATGCGCAAATGCCCTAAGCTTATTGTAGGGCGCATACATGGTAAAGCTGTTGGTGGTGGTGTTGGCTTGGCTGCAGCATGCGATTATGCTATGGCTACCGAGTATAGTGCTGTAAAACTATCGGAGTTTACCATTGGTATAGGTCCGTTTGTAATTGCACCTGCTGTAGCACGAAAAATGGGTACTGCTGCACTAGCAGAAATGACTATTGCTGGTGATGAATGGAAAAATGCTTACTGGGCTAAAGAGAAAGGACTATACGCTAAGGTATTTGAAAATACGAAAGACCTTGATAAGGAAATTGATATCCTTACTACCAAATTGGCGGGTTATAACCCCGAAGCACTATATGCCATGAAAAAAGTGTTATGGGAAGGTACCGAAAACTGGGATACGTTACTGGAAGAAAGAGCTGCAATATCGGGTAAGTTGGTATTATCTGATGCTACTAAAAAAGCACTTGAACCGTACCGAAAATAA
- a CDS encoding YihY/virulence factor BrkB family protein yields the protein MDAKNATFKISHLPSLLVETYKVWSKDDPYRLSAVIAYYAVLSLPGLLVIIINLVGLVWGHEIVQGQLTDEISSALGRNASESIQAMMVETQNEDKSTLATILGIGVLIFGATGVFYHLQLSLNQIWEIKPKPDSGFIKTIIDRARSFVFIIVIGFLLLISFIITAGISALNSYIKSILPDAIVYIAFVFDFVISIGIVTVLFALIFKYLPDVKIRWKSVWVGAIITSVLFTLGKFLLGYYFGESNPGSTYGAAGTVVLILLWVSYSCLILFFGAEFTWVYSKRYGSGIHSKYEEIDKAEGQ from the coding sequence ATGGATGCTAAAAATGCAACATTCAAAATCAGTCATCTTCCTTCGCTATTGGTTGAAACCTATAAAGTTTGGAGCAAAGACGACCCCTATCGGTTAAGTGCCGTTATAGCCTATTACGCTGTGCTATCCTTACCAGGGTTATTGGTTATTATTATTAACTTAGTAGGTTTGGTTTGGGGACATGAGATAGTACAAGGACAGTTAACCGACGAAATTTCTAGTGCACTGGGTCGAAATGCCAGCGAGTCTATTCAAGCCATGATGGTAGAAACTCAAAATGAAGATAAGAGTACCCTAGCCACAATACTTGGTATAGGCGTGCTAATTTTTGGGGCAACAGGAGTTTTTTATCACTTGCAGTTGTCCTTAAATCAGATATGGGAAATAAAACCCAAACCCGATTCTGGCTTTATAAAAACGATTATTGATAGAGCTCGAAGCTTTGTTTTTATTATCGTAATTGGGTTTTTGCTGTTAATTAGTTTTATTATAACCGCCGGAATTTCTGCGTTAAACAGTTATATTAAAAGTATTTTACCAGATGCCATAGTATACATAGCCTTTGTGTTTGATTTTGTAATTTCGATTGGAATAGTAACCGTTCTGTTCGCCCTAATTTTTAAGTATTTACCTGATGTAAAAATAAGATGGAAATCTGTTTGGGTAGGTGCAATAATTACATCGGTACTTTTTACTTTAGGAAAATTCCTGCTCGGATACTATTTTGGTGAATCGAACCCAGGGTCTACCTATGGTGCTGCCGGAACAGTTGTTCTCATACTACTATGGGTATCTTACTCTTGCCTAATATTATTTTTTGGTGCCGAATTTACTTGGGTATACTCTAAAAGGTACGGATCTGGCATTCACTCAAAATACGAGGAAATTGACAAGGCAGAAGGACAATAA
- a CDS encoding OB-fold putative lipoprotein has translation MKNRSVKIITISFSVIAVALLLVYMYVYKGARDIATEEAVYTLSAEQLVTDYEADMQAANTKYLNKTIAVAGTVTQVADSILTIDSAVFCTFSNKQNIAADEKVTIKGRCIGYDEIFGEVKLDQCTTKD, from the coding sequence ATGAAAAATAGAAGCGTAAAAATCATCACAATATCCTTTTCTGTAATTGCAGTAGCCCTATTACTGGTATATATGTACGTGTATAAGGGTGCTCGTGATATAGCTACAGAAGAAGCTGTTTACACCTTATCGGCAGAACAACTTGTTACCGATTATGAAGCCGATATGCAAGCTGCGAATACTAAATACCTGAATAAAACAATAGCCGTAGCAGGTACTGTAACCCAAGTAGCCGACTCTATTTTAACCATCGATTCTGCTGTTTTTTGTACATTTAGCAATAAACAAAACATTGCTGCTGATGAAAAGGTTACCATAAAAGGGCGTTGTATTGGTTACGATGAAATTTTTGGAGAGGTAAAACTTGACCAATGTACTACTAAAGATTAA
- a CDS encoding Ig-like domain-containing protein — translation MKQKILLLCSFLSVFALQNTMAQQYETLVIASGLNYDVIANGENTALASTTSGVDNVNYAFMSTDFGSVNPSYALPMDGVITSGVTTGLTFQLADYSGNNSFRVNGDDSTPLNTGTLTFTNQVAAQKIYLLTTSGSGASVITTVINFTDNTSQTITGSNVPDWFNSSALPIAASGFGRVLITNSVIENPFGNPRMYQLALEIDAENQAKLIESIEITKTSFSEGAINVFAVSAELFVPCAEPENLEVTSAIAGATITWDEPETITPEEGYDYYYSTSTDAPTADTVPTGSVDTDTDTLELDALMEAQMHYFWIRSNCGNDNISDWASITFTTGESGNTNNDGDIATAFNTMPTVTSATDCAGTLTITVPDGYQISEVATAYSMTAVDEGLQSHQRSLLVCTTTSTTEANVTAGTDNSAGTQMYSRSGLTFANGATGDVAFELRAWRTFGGADCNTDYNKVDHGSWTVTATYECVTPVTPQAENQIFCESATIDDLDADTDYDNATLRWYNVAEGGEPLEATTAVESGMYYVSQYRYTCESERQAVEVTVVTLTAPVAEPTQTLCIDATVADLLVTPSDGGTIAWYATADSEDALSDETLLMAGSYFVAQTITGCDDESDRTEVAVTLAATPAPTTTEVQTYCNGATVAMLMATPTEGATISWYATEDSPEALGNDAVLQTGTYFVAQTLEGCISNRVAVAITINPVPDAPQGDAVQEFEAGDTVATLAITVNEGAVVTWYIQNAAEEFIEIDATTVLEDGAEYYVSQTLANCESELLMITATDLLSSTLFKDTALQVYPNPATNIITVANNSSIQSIAIHNLLGQKILSKAVYNHTAQLDITSLAAGTYLLNVQTENGATTSVKIIKQ, via the coding sequence ATGAAACAGAAAATACTATTACTTTGTAGTTTTTTATCTGTCTTTGCCTTACAAAATACGATGGCACAGCAGTACGAAACTTTAGTAATTGCATCGGGGCTTAACTACGATGTAATTGCAAATGGCGAAAACACAGCATTAGCCTCTACCACCTCGGGTGTAGATAATGTTAATTACGCATTTATGAGTACCGATTTTGGTTCTGTAAACCCATCGTATGCCTTGCCTATGGACGGCGTTATAACGTCGGGCGTAACAACAGGATTAACTTTTCAGTTGGCTGACTATTCAGGCAATAACTCATTTCGTGTTAATGGCGACGATTCTACACCACTAAATACAGGAACATTAACTTTTACCAACCAAGTTGCTGCACAAAAAATATACTTGTTAACCACATCGGGTAGTGGTGCATCGGTTATAACAACTGTTATTAATTTTACCGATAATACGTCGCAAACCATTACAGGCTCCAACGTGCCCGATTGGTTTAACAGTAGTGCCCTACCCATTGCAGCCTCAGGTTTTGGGCGTGTGTTAATTACCAACAGCGTTATAGAAAATCCGTTTGGTAACCCCAGAATGTATCAGCTTGCGCTAGAAATTGATGCTGAAAACCAAGCTAAACTTATAGAAAGTATTGAGATAACAAAAACATCATTTAGCGAAGGCGCAATAAATGTTTTTGCCGTTAGTGCTGAGCTTTTTGTGCCTTGTGCCGAACCCGAAAATCTGGAAGTTACTTCGGCTATAGCAGGAGCAACCATTACGTGGGACGAGCCCGAAACCATAACTCCAGAAGAAGGATACGATTATTATTATAGTACAAGTACAGATGCGCCAACAGCAGATACAGTGCCAACAGGTAGTGTGGATACTGATACCGATACACTAGAATTGGATGCATTGATGGAGGCGCAAATGCATTACTTCTGGATACGCTCTAACTGTGGTAACGATAATATAAGCGATTGGGCGAGCATTACGTTTACAACAGGCGAATCGGGCAATACAAATAACGATGGCGATATTGCAACAGCTTTTAATACGATGCCTACCGTAACCTCTGCTACCGATTGTGCTGGAACGCTTACCATTACTGTACCCGATGGCTATCAGATATCAGAAGTAGCAACCGCTTATAGCATGACGGCGGTGGATGAAGGACTTCAATCGCACCAACGTTCTTTATTGGTTTGTACAACAACAAGTACTACCGAAGCCAATGTTACGGCAGGTACAGATAATAGTGCTGGAACACAAATGTATAGCCGTAGCGGATTAACTTTTGCCAACGGTGCCACAGGCGATGTAGCATTTGAGTTACGCGCTTGGAGAACCTTTGGCGGAGCAGATTGTAATACCGATTATAATAAGGTTGACCATGGTAGCTGGACGGTTACTGCAACCTACGAGTGCGTTACACCAGTAACACCACAAGCCGAAAATCAGATATTTTGTGAAAGTGCTACCATTGACGATTTGGATGCTGATACCGATTACGATAATGCTACGCTGCGTTGGTACAACGTTGCCGAAGGCGGTGAGCCCTTAGAAGCTACTACTGCGGTAGAAAGCGGAATGTACTATGTTTCGCAATACCGTTATACGTGCGAAAGTGAAAGACAAGCTGTAGAAGTTACAGTTGTTACCCTAACGGCACCAGTAGCCGAACCAACACAAACGTTATGCATTGACGCTACCGTTGCCGATTTATTGGTAACGCCATCTGATGGTGGTACTATTGCTTGGTATGCTACAGCCGATAGCGAAGATGCACTAAGTGACGAAACACTACTCATGGCAGGCTCTTATTTTGTGGCACAAACGATAACAGGATGCGATGATGAAAGCGACCGAACCGAAGTTGCAGTAACATTAGCAGCAACCCCTGCACCTACAACAACAGAGGTACAAACCTACTGCAATGGTGCAACGGTAGCAATGCTTATGGCAACCCCTACCGAAGGAGCTACAATTAGTTGGTATGCTACCGAAGATAGCCCAGAAGCATTAGGTAACGATGCTGTTTTACAAACAGGCACCTACTTTGTAGCACAAACGCTAGAAGGCTGTATTAGCAATAGGGTAGCAGTAGCTATTACCATTAACCCTGTACCCGATGCGCCACAAGGCGATGCCGTACAAGAATTTGAAGCGGGCGATACCGTTGCAACGTTAGCCATAACAGTAAACGAGGGTGCAGTGGTAACATGGTACATACAAAACGCTGCCGAAGAATTTATAGAAATAGATGCTACTACAGTACTTGAGGACGGTGCTGAATATTACGTATCGCAAACACTAGCCAATTGTGAGAGTGAGTTGTTAATGATAACTGCTACCGATTTACTAAGCAGTACCCTTTTTAAAGATACTGCATTACAAGTGTACCCAAACCCAGCTACCAATATAATTACTGTAGCAAACAACAGCAGTATACAAAGCATAGCAATACATAACCTATTAGGGCAAAAAATACTGAGCAAAGCTGTGTACAACCATACTGCCCAGCTTGATATTACTAGCCTTGCAGCGGGTACGTACCTGCTAAATGTACAAACCGAAAATGGAGCAACTACATCGGTTAAAATAATTAAACAATAA
- a CDS encoding 6-pyruvoyl trahydropterin synthase family protein has translation MSNIRITKQFTFETGHALYGYDGKCKNVHGHSYKLSVTVIGKPITDTTNVKYGMVIDFTDLKKIVKEEIVDVFDHATVLNQNTPHIELAHELKNRDHHVILVDYQPTSENMIIDFAAKIKDRLPNAVQLHSLKLQETETSFAEWYQSDN, from the coding sequence ATGAGTAACATCAGAATTACTAAACAATTTACTTTCGAAACGGGTCATGCTCTATATGGTTATGACGGAAAATGCAAAAACGTTCACGGACATAGCTACAAATTATCGGTTACCGTTATTGGTAAACCTATAACCGATACAACTAACGTAAAGTACGGTATGGTTATCGATTTTACTGATTTAAAAAAGATTGTGAAAGAGGAGATTGTAGATGTGTTTGACCACGCTACTGTACTGAACCAAAATACCCCACATATAGAGTTAGCACATGAGTTGAAAAACCGTGACCACCACGTTATATTGGTAGACTACCAACCTACTAGTGAAAATATGATTATTGATTTTGCCGCTAAAATTAAGGATAGGTTACCCAATGCAGTACAACTACATTCGTTAAAATTACAGGAAACAGAGACGTCGTTTGCGGAATGGTACCAAAGCGATAATTAA
- a CDS encoding ankyrin repeat domain-containing protein: MKKITLILLLLSAFCYAQEKEEKNVFDVARYGTVAEMKQLVAKDKNSINSVNPMGFTPLILACYRGNTEVAAYLAKNVENINYESDNGTALAAVAVKGNTKIAKILLENGANPNTADRLGVSPLIYAVQFENEPLIKLLLQYKASKTHKDNKGRTPLDHAHATKNDNIINLLNN; this comes from the coding sequence ATGAAAAAGATTACTTTAATCTTATTACTTTTGAGTGCTTTTTGTTACGCACAGGAAAAAGAAGAGAAAAATGTTTTTGATGTTGCCCGTTATGGCACGGTAGCCGAAATGAAACAATTGGTAGCTAAAGACAAAAATAGTATTAACTCCGTAAACCCAATGGGCTTTACACCCTTAATACTAGCCTGCTACAGAGGTAATACAGAAGTAGCAGCATATTTGGCAAAAAATGTAGAGAATATTAATTACGAGAGCGATAACGGCACTGCGCTGGCAGCAGTAGCAGTAAAAGGCAACACAAAAATTGCTAAGATATTGCTAGAGAATGGTGCAAACCCCAATACTGCCGATAGGTTAGGAGTAAGCCCACTAATATATGCAGTACAGTTTGAAAACGAACCGCTAATAAAACTGTTACTACAGTATAAGGCAAGCAAAACGCACAAAGACAATAAAGGCAGAACGCCTTTGGATCATGCACATGCTACTAAAAACGATAATATTATTAACCTATTAAACAATTGA
- the rlmF gene encoding 23S rRNA (adenine(1618)-N(6))-methyltransferase RlmF, whose product MPSEKNQEEKTRLHPRNRNRERYDLDALLQAKPELANHILTNKFGVTTVNFSNPAAVKLLNQALLIYYYGITYWDFPNQNLCPPIPGRADYLHYIADLLAENNGGSIPTGNKITCLDVGVGATCIYPILGVTEYNWQFIGVDVSAKSITSSQKIVAANALLNNKIEFRLQQNRKHIFNGVLTANDVIDVTMCNPPFHASVQEAQRGTQRKIKNLSGKKTKTPELNFAGIGSELIYKGGEYAFIATMIKESKNYAKSCFWFTTLVSKQSNLHGIYKLLQQVVPSEVKTTPIGTGNKSARIVAWTFLTKKEKQNWQATKRR is encoded by the coding sequence ATGCCGTCAGAAAAAAACCAAGAAGAAAAAACAAGACTACACCCTCGGAATAGAAACCGAGAACGATATGATTTAGATGCCTTGTTACAAGCCAAACCCGAGTTGGCCAACCATATACTTACCAATAAATTTGGTGTTACAACCGTTAATTTTTCCAATCCTGCAGCAGTAAAGCTATTAAACCAAGCCCTTTTAATATACTATTATGGTATAACCTATTGGGATTTTCCCAACCAAAACCTATGTCCGCCCATACCTGGTAGGGCAGACTACCTGCATTATATTGCCGATTTATTAGCCGAGAATAATGGTGGGAGTATACCTACCGGAAATAAAATTACCTGCTTGGATGTTGGTGTGGGGGCAACCTGTATTTACCCCATACTTGGTGTTACCGAATACAATTGGCAATTTATAGGAGTAGATGTTAGCGCGAAATCAATAACATCCTCGCAAAAAATTGTTGCAGCAAATGCATTGTTAAACAATAAAATTGAATTTAGGCTACAACAAAACCGCAAACATATTTTTAATGGTGTGCTAACCGCAAATGATGTTATAGACGTTACCATGTGCAACCCACCCTTTCATGCCTCAGTACAGGAAGCGCAAAGAGGAACGCAACGAAAAATTAAGAACCTTTCGGGAAAAAAAACAAAAACACCCGAACTTAATTTTGCAGGTATTGGCAGCGAGCTAATATACAAGGGTGGCGAATACGCTTTTATTGCTACCATGATTAAAGAGAGTAAAAATTACGCCAAAAGCTGCTTTTGGTTTACCACTTTAGTATCAAAACAATCCAATTTACACGGTATTTATAAGCTATTACAACAAGTAGTACCTAGCGAGGTAAAAACAACACCTATAGGCACAGGCAATAAATCGGCTCGAATTGTTGCTTGGACGTTTCTAACAAAAAAAGAAAAGCAAAATTGGCAAGCAACCAAAAGGAGATAA
- a CDS encoding YceI family protein, whose translation MMKKNITQILAIVLLLPTVLFAQKYGTRTGTVTFEASVPSFEEVAAENKSVSAAVKASTGDIAVLALMKGFRFKVALMEEHFNENYAETDKHPKATFKGKIENFDVSKLSSTPKAFTIKGAFTMHGKTKEITDKAMISISGDKLLITGDFTVKPSDFEIEVPKVVRKKIAETVNVSYNLLLSK comes from the coding sequence ATGATGAAAAAGAACATAACACAAATACTTGCCATAGTACTACTGTTACCAACAGTATTATTTGCACAAAAATACGGTACACGTACAGGTACAGTAACATTCGAAGCATCAGTACCATCGTTTGAGGAAGTAGCTGCAGAAAATAAATCGGTTTCGGCAGCAGTAAAAGCCTCCACAGGCGATATAGCAGTACTAGCCTTAATGAAAGGTTTCCGATTTAAAGTAGCCCTAATGGAAGAGCATTTTAACGAAAATTATGCTGAGACAGATAAACATCCCAAAGCAACCTTTAAAGGCAAAATAGAAAATTTTGATGTTTCCAAACTATCGTCAACCCCAAAGGCATTTACCATTAAAGGGGCATTTACCATGCACGGAAAAACAAAGGAAATTACCGACAAGGCAATGATTTCAATATCAGGCGATAAATTACTAATAACAGGCGATTTTACAGTAAAGCCTTCCGATTTTGAAATAGAAGTCCCCAAGGTAGTACGCAAAAAAATAGCCGAAACGGTAAATGTATCATATAATCTATTATTATCTAAATAA
- a CDS encoding c-type cytochrome translates to MIKLRNILLTGLLVALCSCESNTFEDIEADVIQDGEITYNDNVKAIIDNNCISCHAPGGVASFTPLTTYTEVRFAVENKGLLNRIQRQNGEDGQMPPMGRMPMNNIDQILQWAENGLPEN, encoded by the coding sequence ATGATTAAATTAAGAAACATACTACTAACAGGATTGCTCGTGGCATTATGCAGTTGTGAGAGCAATACCTTTGAGGATATAGAGGCCGATGTTATACAAGATGGCGAAATAACATATAACGATAATGTTAAAGCTATTATAGATAATAATTGTATTAGTTGCCATGCACCTGGAGGCGTGGCATCGTTTACACCATTAACCACCTATACAGAGGTGCGCTTTGCAGTAGAAAACAAAGGGTTACTAAACAGGATACAACGCCAAAATGGTGAGGATGGGCAAATGCCACCAATGGGGCGCATGCCAATGAACAATATAGACCAAATACTGCAGTGGGCAGAGAATGGGCTACCCGAAAATTAA
- a CDS encoding DUF5777 family beta-barrel protein yields MKRLLLLHLAFLFSAVSANAQDDLLGELDAEQVAESYTPPAFKALQIVTLQTTKVPAKNEFYFVVSHRFGTVKDGISEFFGLDAATTKIGGIYGITEWLSVSASRHTLLKIYEGSLKYRLTRQTNDFPLTIVGYNTVDINSFLDDEDYPKIEFTDRLTYISQLLISRRLSNKVSLQLVPSFIHKNLYNPAIENDKQFSVGAGGRVKLTSRLSLNAEYVYNVDAPDFYVNPLSIGLDIETGGHVFQLLFTNSQAMTEGGYITNAAGDWGDGDFFFGFNLYRVF; encoded by the coding sequence ATGAAGAGATTATTACTATTACACCTTGCATTTCTTTTTTCTGCCGTAAGCGCAAACGCACAAGACGATTTACTTGGCGAACTCGATGCGGAACAGGTAGCCGAGAGTTATACACCACCCGCTTTTAAAGCACTACAAATAGTTACGCTGCAAACCACTAAAGTACCTGCAAAAAATGAATTTTACTTTGTAGTATCGCACCGCTTTGGTACGGTTAAGGATGGTATTTCGGAATTTTTTGGGCTTGATGCAGCAACCACAAAAATAGGCGGAATATATGGTATTACCGAGTGGTTATCGGTTAGTGCATCACGCCATACCCTATTAAAAATATACGAAGGAAGTTTAAAATACAGGTTAACCCGCCAAACAAACGATTTCCCGTTAACAATAGTAGGGTACAATACCGTAGATATTAATTCTTTTTTAGACGACGAAGATTATCCTAAAATAGAGTTTACCGATAGGTTAACTTACATATCGCAACTATTAATTTCCAGACGATTATCTAACAAAGTTAGTTTGCAACTTGTACCATCGTTTATACATAAAAACCTATATAACCCCGCTATCGAGAACGATAAACAATTCTCTGTAGGAGCAGGAGGTAGGGTAAAACTTACCAGCCGCTTATCGCTTAATGCGGAATATGTGTATAACGTAGATGCCCCCGATTTTTATGTAAACCCACTATCCATAGGGTTGGATATTGAAACAGGTGGGCACGTTTTCCAATTATTATTTACCAATTCGCAAGCCATGACAGAGGGTGGCTATATAACCAATGCAGCGGGCGATTGGGGCGATGGCGATTTTTTCTTTGGGTTTAATTTATACAGAGTATTTTAA
- a CDS encoding OmpA family protein: protein MKNLYITLSFMLATTAVIAQNKDTKTADKHFDRFEYVEAAEEYLELVNDGKADGYVYQRLADSYYNVFNYKEAVKYYDKAVAAGVADSETHYRYAQMLKAAGRYEESNTQMRKFAQLVPSDKRAMLFMEDPNYLPKLRKQNKLFDEKLLEINSEEYGSFGPVLTDDNTLYFTSARNTARKTYEWNDQPYLDLYMATYNANGTFSEPVPVDGINSKWHDGPAAVTADGKVMYFSSESFKESKQFERDKDANAKIGQVYLYKATKQGDSWGNVQPLPFNDKRWSTGNPSISKDGKTLYFTSDREGSVGDTDIWMVEVKGGNSYGEPVNLGSNINTEGKETFPFITEDNHLYFSSNARPGFGGHDIYMVDLDEGGAPMNVGAPINSPQDDFSFSYNVGKKMGYFASNRSGVDKLYSATPICGVEAIVMVKDANTGKPLASAKVAILDEENNVIEGKMTGADGKVTYNIDCDRAYTVQAITKGYEGNSFPVAETDGGKVTINAELKPIEEIVVPPVIVLNPIFFEFDKSNITQQAAFELDKVVQLMQENEDMVVMVKAHTDNRGSDKYNMRLSNRRAKSSVQYIISKGIAKSRISGEGFGESQPKVDCGTDCSEEQHAENRRSEFIIVKK from the coding sequence ATGAAGAACTTATATATTACCCTTAGTTTTATGCTCGCCACTACGGCAGTAATAGCACAAAACAAAGATACCAAGACCGCAGACAAGCATTTTGACCGTTTTGAATACGTAGAAGCTGCCGAAGAATACCTAGAACTGGTAAACGATGGCAAAGCCGATGGTTACGTATACCAGCGCCTAGCCGATAGTTACTACAATGTATTTAATTACAAAGAGGCTGTAAAATATTACGACAAAGCGGTAGCCGCTGGTGTTGCCGATAGTGAAACCCACTACCGTTATGCACAAATGCTAAAAGCTGCAGGACGTTATGAGGAGTCCAATACCCAAATGCGCAAGTTTGCACAGCTGGTACCATCGGACAAACGTGCGATGCTGTTTATGGAAGATCCCAACTACCTTCCGAAACTCAGAAAACAAAACAAACTCTTTGATGAGAAGCTATTGGAGATTAACTCAGAAGAATACGGATCGTTTGGTCCTGTATTAACAGATGACAATACCCTGTACTTTACCAGTGCCCGTAACACAGCACGTAAAACGTACGAATGGAACGACCAACCGTACCTGGACCTGTACATGGCTACATACAATGCTAATGGCACCTTTAGTGAGCCAGTACCTGTAGACGGTATAAACAGCAAGTGGCACGATGGTCCTGCTGCTGTTACCGCTGATGGGAAGGTAATGTACTTTTCGAGTGAGAGTTTTAAAGAGAGTAAGCAATTTGAGCGCGATAAAGACGCCAATGCTAAAATCGGGCAAGTATACCTATACAAGGCCACCAAACAAGGCGATAGCTGGGGCAATGTACAACCTTTACCGTTTAACGATAAGCGTTGGAGTACAGGTAACCCAAGTATCAGTAAAGATGGTAAAACACTCTACTTTACATCCGATAGAGAAGGATCTGTAGGCGATACCGATATCTGGATGGTAGAAGTAAAAGGCGGCAACAGTTATGGTGAGCCTGTAAACTTAGGAAGCAATATTAATACCGAAGGAAAAGAAACGTTCCCGTTTATTACGGAAGACAACCACTTGTATTTTTCTTCGAATGCACGTCCTGGATTTGGTGGGCATGATATTTATATGGTAGACCTTGATGAGGGTGGTGCTCCTATGAATGTAGGTGCTCCAATAAACTCACCACAGGACGACTTCTCGTTTAGCTACAACGTAGGTAAGAAAATGGGCTACTTTGCTTCGAATAGAAGCGGAGTGGATAAGTTATACAGTGCTACGCCCATATGTGGTGTAGAGGCTATTGTAATGGTAAAAGATGCCAATACAGGCAAACCCCTAGCTTCGGCTAAAGTGGCCATACTGGATGAGGAGAACAATGTAATTGAGGGTAAAATGACGGGTGCTGATGGTAAGGTAACCTACAATATTGATTGTGACAGGGCTTATACCGTACAAGCCATTACCAAAGGGTATGAGGGCAACAGCTTCCCTGTAGCCGAAACCGATGGTGGTAAAGTAACTATAAACGCCGAACTGAAACCGATTGAGGAGATTGTGGTACCACCAGTTATTGTACTGAATCCGATCTTCTTTGAGTTTGATAAGAGCAACATTACCCAACAGGCGGCTTTTGAGCTGGATAAAGTGGTGCAGCTAATGCAGGAGAACGAGGATATGGTAGTGATGGTAAAAGCACATACGGATAACCGTGGTAGTGATAAGTACAACATGCGTTTATCGAATCGTAGAGCCAAATCATCGGTACAGTATATTATCTCGAAAGGGATTGCTAAGAGCCGTATATCGGGCGAAGGTTTTGGTGAGAGCCAACCGAAAGTGGATTGTGGTACTGACTGCTCTGAAGAGCAACACGCCGAGAACAGAAGAAGTGAGTTTATTATCGTAAAGAAATAA